One Haloplanus vescus DNA window includes the following coding sequences:
- a CDS encoding choice-of-anchor X domain-containing protein — protein MSTTRTDFIALLVATLVVLGTLGSPLVGTSAAVQDQVAIYDSVGGSQVSTVTDGETVYIRADDSGTTNGTTVDVTVDNDNGGSITVTLYDDGTAPDPTGGDGEYWGSFTVSATTTDDANDTLQVAKGNAANVTVDLDGQGDGDSASVTADYGPVPTGATPTTTPPTAPSTTCPSPSTNRSTIRCRTRRVTSRSATRT, from the coding sequence ATGTCGACGACACGAACTGATTTCATTGCCCTCCTCGTAGCAACGCTCGTCGTTCTCGGTACTCTCGGGTCGCCACTCGTTGGAACGTCAGCGGCCGTTCAAGACCAAGTCGCCATCTACGATTCGGTCGGTGGCTCGCAGGTCAGTACGGTGACCGACGGCGAGACGGTCTACATCCGCGCGGACGACTCTGGCACGACCAACGGGACGACGGTCGATGTCACCGTCGACAACGATAACGGCGGGTCGATTACCGTGACCCTGTACGACGACGGTACCGCTCCCGACCCGACCGGTGGCGACGGCGAATACTGGGGGTCGTTCACCGTCTCGGCCACCACGACCGACGACGCTAACGACACGTTGCAGGTGGCGAAGGGGAACGCCGCGAACGTGACCGTCGACCTCGACGGTCAAGGCGACGGCGACTCGGCGTCCGTGACAGCCGATTACGGCCCAGTCCCGACCGGAGCAACCCCCACGACAACACCACCGACGGCACCGTCGACAACGTGTCCGTCTCCTTCGACGAACCGGTCAACGATTCGGTGTCGTACGCGACGGGTAACTTCACGGTCAGCAACGCGAACGTAG